The stretch of DNA GGACACCGAAACACCCTTGAGGCCACCGTCCGTCGATTGTCTATAAATCCAGACACATGTCTGACGCACGCTTAAGTGAGTTCAGAGTGCTTCTATGTTCAGAAGCACCCTTGACTACGATATATTCCGAGGGAGCGGGAGAATAGGATGGGATTATTTGCCGAATTACGAGATAGCATCTCACGAGTTACAGATAAGTTGTTCTCCGGCTCTGAGCCGAAACGCATTGGCATCTATGGGCCGCCAAACGCGGGCAAGACGACGCTCGCAAATCGCATCGCTCGCGATTGGACTGGCGACGCCATCGGGCCGGAGAGTCACATTCCACACGAAACGCGCCGCGCGCGGAGGAAAGAGAACGTCGAGATAAAGCGCAACGGGAAGTCCGTCACCATCGACATCGTGGACACGCCAGGTGTCACGACCAAGGTCGATTACAAGGAGTTCTTAGAGCACGACATGGAGAAAGACGACGCGGTTCGTCGCTCCCGCGAGGCCACCGAAGGCGTCGCAGAGGCCATGCACTGGCTGCGCGAAGACGTCGATGGCGTCATCTACGTCCTCGACAGTTCGACCGACCCGTTCACGCAGGTGAACACGATGCTGATTGGCATCATCGAGAGTCAGAAGCTCCCGGTGCTCATTCTCGCGAACAAGACGGACTTAGACGAATCGAACGTCCAGCGCATTCGCAATGCGTTCCCTCAACACGAGACAATCCCACTGTCGGCGCTTGAAGGAGAGAACATGGACGAAGTGTACGACAAGATTTCGGACTACTTCGGGTGATTAGGATGGCAGAAGCAACCAACAAAGACGGCGTGCAAATCGACCTGTTCAGCGGCGAGCGCATGGACAGGCTCACGAGCATGGAGAAAATTCGGACCATCTTAGATGGCGTCCATGCGGGCAATATTGTGATTCTCGAAGAGGGACTCTCACCTGCAGAGGAGTCAAAACTCATCGAAGTGACGATGACCGAGATCAGTCCGGATGAGTTCAACGGCATCGAAATCGAGACGTATCCGAAGCAGGATGCCTCCGACGGCAGCCTGTTAGACCGGCTCATGGGGCGGCGTTCGACGGCGAAGCTCACGGTCATTGGCCCAGCGAACCGCATCGAAACGCTGCACAAAGACGAGAGTCTCATCAGCGCCCTCGTCACTCGGCAATAATGCCACACCAGTGTACGGCCTGTGGCCACGAGTTCAGTGACGGCTCGAAGGAGATGCTCTCTGGCTGTCCAGACTGTGGCGGCAACAAGTTCCAGTTCTATCCGTCTGGCTCCGCGCCCGACCCGGCAGATCAGCCACCGGAACGCGAATCCTCGGTGACCGAATCGGTTGGGAAGGCGACCACGAAAGTGCGCGATTGGGTGCGCAGAGACGAAAAACCAGCCCCGGCTGCCGCCGCTTCGAGTGCACCTGAAGAGGAGGACATCATCGAAGCACCGGTCGAAACCGTCGATGACCGCGAAGACCGTGCCCAAGCAAGCGCACGCGGCGAGATGGTGACGCCGGATGAACTTCCCGAAAAACCACAGAAACCGCCCGCAGAGGGTCGTGTCGTTGGCAGTCCGAAAGAAGAGCGACCGTCGATGGAACAGCTCCGCGAGGAGCTAAACGACCAGTTCGAGAGCATCAAGATTCTCGAACCCGGCCAGTACGAACTCAACTTGATGGAACTGTACGACCGCGAGGAGTACATCATTGCGCTTCAAGAAAACGGCCGCTACATCATCGAAGTGCCAGAGACGTGGATTGGCGGGCGCGACGAAGACGAGACGTAATCGCGCGATTCCACCCGAAACCCTCCCCTTTTCTCCCATCTCGTTCTCGACTTCGCGTTGGTAGCCACGCATCCGACCGTTTCCTTCAGGCGCTCGCCGTCAGTCGTCGCCGCGAACTGAAGGTTTTAACCGCTCGCACGGAAACAGACGCGGTATGAGTCAGGCAACCAAGATTGTGGTCACGACCGTCGGCGTTTCAGCACTTCTTGCACTCGGTCTTATCGCGAGTCTCGCGCTTGCGTAATGTTCGACGCGCGTGATCTTTCCCGGGCGCTCGCGGACGTTCGTGACGAGTACGCCCCCGGAGCGGTGGTGCTTGAGTGCGAACAGGACTTCGAGATGCTCGCCCCCGACCAGGCAGAAAGCCTCGGCCTCCTCGTAGATTCGCTGTCGCCGACCAGCTATCCGAGCGAGTGGCTTCCCGACGACGCGCCCCACTTGCTCACCCAATACGCGAACACGACGTTCACCATCGGGATGCCGGGCGACGGCAGCGTCGTGTGGACGCGTCAAACCGAACCGCCGCTCGTGTTCGTGAAAGCGCGCACGCAGGGGTCGCCCGAGGCGTTCATCGACTTCCTCATCGCCGAAGCGTTCGTCGAACTCAGCACGGGCGAGCCAGAGCACTTCCTGCCGTTTTTCGGTGAATCCTACCGCGACCTCGACGCTGCGCTCGACCTCGGCCCCGTCGATACCTACCAGATTGCCGCAGCGTTGTACGATGCGTATCTCGGATTGCAGACGCGCGAGGTGTTCGTCTCGTGGGAAAATACCCATCCCGAGTTGTTCGACGCGTGGGAAGACGCCGGCGAACGAATGGAACCTCGCCTGTCGGGACTCTCCCGTGAGGTGGCACTTGGAAAAACGGAGTTCGCGGCGGCGACCGAATACGCCTGTAGCGCGGTGAAACATGGGCTCTCGCTTCCCGCACCGTTTGGCGCGTTGGATACGCAGGCCTACCGCGAACACGGTGCGCCCTACGCGGTCAAGTGGGCTGAAAAAACGATTGCGCGACTGCGTGAAGACTGAGTTAGAACTCGCCTTCGACGTTGCCGTTTTCGTCGAGCGTGATGATGCCGTCGAACAGGTCGCAGTACGCGGTGACCACGTCTTGGTCGTGGACTTCTTCTGCGAGGTGGAACAGGCCCACAGCGTCGTGTTCTTTGAGGAGTTCGAGGAGTTCTTTGACCGCCTCGCGGGCGCGGTCGTCGTCGGCGTAGTAAGCCATCTCGGTGACCGAATCGACGCTCACGCGGAGTTTGTTGCCGTCGTGGCGCTCTAAGAACTTGCGGGTTTCGCGGACGATGCCGTCCAAATCGTCGGGCGAGGAGACGTAGTGGATGCCCTTCCCGCTGCGTCGAGAGTAGCCGCGTTCGATGGAGAGTGCGTCTAGAATCTCAGTTTTCCCGCGGTCAACGCCGTAGTATTCGAGTTTCTGCTCGACTTCGCGGGCGGTGGTGCGCGTCGAGATGACGAGGATGTAGTCGGTGTCGGTGTTCAGAAAGTCGGTGTCGATGCGGTCTGTTTCACCCGTGCTCGGGTGCAAAAGCAGGAGTCCTGTGCCGCCCGGGATGGAATTTGGCGTGTTTTCGACTGCAAGGGCGTAATCCATATCGCCAAAAAGCAACCGGCGATACCTTAAGCCTGCGGGTGTGGCTGACCTGTCGCTTAGAACACACTGTCTGCGGTCGCCGCGCCGACGACGCTGAAAATTGCGCCGACGGAGATGGCTTTTGCCGTCACTTCGTAGCGCGCGTTCACGGCGAGGTCGGAGAGGAACGTCTGTGGGGCGGCAAACGCCATGGCGAGAATGATGACCGACCCGAAGGCAACGAGCATGAGCGAGAGGAATCGAATCGGAATTCCCGCCACGTCCGCCTCGCGGTCCGGGTCGCGGCCGTCGTCTGCTTTGTACAGCGCGCCGTAGCCAATCGCAAAGACGAGCGAGAGCGTCACGAGGCCGTGCCAAATCGTCATATTTCTCGCAAGCACCCAGACCTCTTCGGTGACGACGAACGGGCCTGCGAGCAGGAATCCGCCCACCAGTTGCTGCGCCGAATCAGCGAGGGCGTACCGGCGCGTTCTCCCGACCATATTCTCTCTCGGCGTCGAAGCCGGTTAAACGCCCGGGCATCACGTCGAATCCGTTTAGGTTCCCCGCTTCATTTGTCGTCGTATGAGCATTCGCCAAGAGTTCGACGCCTGGGCCACAGACGGCCGCGACAAAGGGATGGAAGACCGCCACTGGCACACGGCGAAACACGCCCTCGCCCGCATGCCAGTCGAGCCGGGCGACACGATCCTTGACCTCGGGACGGGCAGCGGCTATGCCGTGCGCGCTCTGCGGGAGACGAAAGGCGCGGGTCGCACCTACGGCCTTGACGGCTCGCCCGAGATGGCCCGAAACGCCCGCAGCTACACCGATTCGCTCGAATCTGGGTACGTCGTTGGCGATTTCGACGACCTCCCGTTTGCCGACAACAGCGTCGACCACGTCTGGACGATGGAGGCGTTCT from Haladaptatus sp. ZSTT2 encodes:
- a CDS encoding OapC/ArvC family zinc-ribbon domain-containing protein, with amino-acid sequence MPHQCTACGHEFSDGSKEMLSGCPDCGGNKFQFYPSGSAPDPADQPPERESSVTESVGKATTKVRDWVRRDEKPAPAAAASSAPEEEDIIEAPVETVDDREDRAQASARGEMVTPDELPEKPQKPPAEGRVVGSPKEERPSMEQLREELNDQFESIKILEPGQYELNLMELYDREEYIIALQENGRYIIEVPETWIGGRDEDET
- a CDS encoding DUF7089 family protein, translating into MFDARDLSRALADVRDEYAPGAVVLECEQDFEMLAPDQAESLGLLVDSLSPTSYPSEWLPDDAPHLLTQYANTTFTIGMPGDGSVVWTRQTEPPLVFVKARTQGSPEAFIDFLIAEAFVELSTGEPEHFLPFFGESYRDLDAALDLGPVDTYQIAAALYDAYLGLQTREVFVSWENTHPELFDAWEDAGERMEPRLSGLSREVALGKTEFAAATEYACSAVKHGLSLPAPFGALDTQAYREHGAPYAVKWAEKTIARLRED
- a CDS encoding Era-like GTP-binding protein yields the protein MGLFAELRDSISRVTDKLFSGSEPKRIGIYGPPNAGKTTLANRIARDWTGDAIGPESHIPHETRRARRKENVEIKRNGKSVTIDIVDTPGVTTKVDYKEFLEHDMEKDDAVRRSREATEGVAEAMHWLREDVDGVIYVLDSSTDPFTQVNTMLIGIIESQKLPVLILANKTDLDESNVQRIRNAFPQHETIPLSALEGENMDEVYDKISDYFG
- a CDS encoding DUF2391 family protein yields the protein MVGRTRRYALADSAQQLVGGFLLAGPFVVTEEVWVLARNMTIWHGLVTLSLVFAIGYGALYKADDGRDPDREADVAGIPIRFLSLMLVAFGSVIILAMAFAAPQTFLSDLAVNARYEVTAKAISVGAIFSVVGAATADSVF
- a CDS encoding class I SAM-dependent methyltransferase, translated to MSIRQEFDAWATDGRDKGMEDRHWHTAKHALARMPVEPGDTILDLGTGSGYAVRALRETKGAGRTYGLDGSPEMARNARSYTDSLESGYVVGDFDDLPFADNSVDHVWTMEAFYYAKDPHNTLREVARVLKPGGTFYCAVNYYEENVHSHHWQDNIAVEMTRWTRDQYRAAFREAGLFVAAQDHIGDFDIEIPDEDAFPYEGFDTRADMVERYRELGTLLTVGVAH
- a CDS encoding DUF2073 domain-containing protein; this translates as MAEATNKDGVQIDLFSGERMDRLTSMEKIRTILDGVHAGNIVILEEGLSPAEESKLIEVTMTEISPDEFNGIEIETYPKQDASDGSLLDRLMGRRSTAKLTVIGPANRIETLHKDESLISALVTRQ
- a CDS encoding DUF7090 family protein; translation: MDYALAVENTPNSIPGGTGLLLLHPSTGETDRIDTDFLNTDTDYILVISTRTTAREVEQKLEYYGVDRGKTEILDALSIERGYSRRSGKGIHYVSSPDDLDGIVRETRKFLERHDGNKLRVSVDSVTEMAYYADDDRAREAVKELLELLKEHDAVGLFHLAEEVHDQDVVTAYCDLFDGIITLDENGNVEGEF